The genomic stretch CGCCAAGCGCCCACCGCCATCCACGCCAATACGGCCAGTGCACACGCCGCCGCGCCTTGGAACACCGGCCGCGGTCCGCGCGTACCCGCGATCAGCCCCCCGAACCACGGCCCCAGCAGCAGCGCCAGGCCCCGCACGCCAACCGGCAAGCCCGGCAAGCACCACAGGAGATACAGCACGAACACCAGCAGTGCGCCGCCCAGGATTGCCACCAGCGCTGGGTGCCCTTCCCATGCTGATTCGCCCGCCCTCCTGCTTTCTTGTGACGCCGCGCATTCACTTGCCCGCTACGGGTGCGGCGTTCTGCGGTTGCAGGTACATCCGGAACCAGTGCTCCGCGTACATCCGCACCACGTCCACCGGCAGGTTGTGCCCAAAACCCTCGTAGACCACCAACCGCAACCGCTCCGGATCGGCCGCGTACGCCGGCCGGGCGGCAGCGAAGAACGCCCGCGCCGTGTCAGGATCGACGATCGGATCCTCGGCGCCACAGACCAGCAGCACTGCACACGGGTACATTGCCGCCGCCCGCCGGATCGGATCGTGCTCGTGCAGCAGCTCCTCCGTCTCCGGCCACAGCTCCGGCGTCACCCCCTGCCAGAGCCCGTTCGTGTGCCACGTCTCGAACCATTGGCGGTACGCACCGGTGCTGACGAATGCCACGACCGCCGCCAGTCGCGGCTCGCGCGTCGCCACTGCCAGGCCGGGGATGCCCGTCGACGAGCTGCCGAACCAACCAAACCGGTCCGGCTGCACATCCGGCCGCTGCGCGAGGAAATCCATCACGCGGGCGGCATCGACCGGGGCGCGCTGCCCACCGAGCGTATAGCCATGGGCGAAGCGCTGATCCCAGAACAGCCACACCGGCCGGCGGGTCGGGTCGGGGTCGGGCTCGTGGTACACGGTGAAGGCCACCAGCATGAACCCTGCATCGACCAGGTCCGCGCTCCACTCCGGCAGTTCATCAGGGGCGAGTGCCCCCATCATCAGGATCGACGGGTGCCGCGCCACAATCCCGGGGCGATAGGCGAGTTGGATGACCACCCGCGGCCCGCCCGACTCGAGCGTCAGGGTCTCACGCCGAATCGCCGCAGACTGTAAGACCGGACACGGGGTGTGCGCGCACCCGGACAGAAAGAGCAACAGGACACTGAAGCAAGGCATACTGGCCGGTACCCGTCGCCTCGGATCCCCGGTTCCACACACCCGCAGCCCCAACAACCATGCGGCCATGTCACGCTCCCACTTTGCTCCGCGCCCCAATGAAACGGGTACCTTGTCCCGGCTCACGCTGGCACATGTCGCCGCACGCATTCCAGCAGGTACCGGTAGCTCTCCAGCGAGATCGTCGGTGGCACCGAGTGGTCGATGTGGTAGATGTATCCGCCGCCCTCGGCCAGCACCGGCACCTTCGCCGCCACCTCGGCCGCGATCGCCGCCCGGTCGTTCGTCGCGATAACGTCCGCGTCGATATTGCCGATCAGGCACAGCCGGTCGCCGTACAGCCGCTTGTACGAACGGGCATCGTTCCCCGCCCGCACCTCCAGCGGATGAATCGCGTCGAGCCCCGCTTCCAGCAGCAACGGCAGAAGTTGCCCGACGTCACCATCACAGTGGAACATGAACTTCATCCCATGGTCGTGCGCCCACAACCCCAGCCGCACCCAGTGCGGCAGCACCAGTTCGCGCACGCTGCGCGGTGACAGCAGCAGCCCATTGCGATAGCACAGGTCACTCCAGAACCACAGGGCGTCGAAGCGGTACCCGCGCGCCAACGTGCGATCCAGCATGGCGACGAGGTAGTCCGTGTACGTCGCCACCATGTCCGCGATGAGCGCCTTCTGCCGCACCACCCCAACGAGCCCCAACTCGAAGCCCATCGTCAGTTCCAGAACGAACCACAACGGCTCAGCCGGCGTGATCGCCAGGAACTCCCCCGCCTCCGCCGCAGCCGCGTATTGCCGCTCGGCTTCTGGATTGTTGAACTTGTCATCGCCCGGAGTCAGCCGTGACTTCAGCGCCACCCACTCTGCCGGTGTCCGCAGGGCAGGCGCCAGGATGCTCGGCGGGCTGGTGGCCGTGCGCCACTCCTTCATCGTCTTGCCGTAGCGATCGACGTAGATGCGCTGCTCGACCGTCTCTTCGAGTGTGCGCTCGGGCAGTCCGAACGAGGGATCAAACAGGTCGTTGATGCAGACGAGCCGGTCGAGACCGAAGTACTCCGCGGGATCGGCGCCGGGTGGATAACCCTCAAGCTTCCAGCGCTCGAGCGTCTCCGGCCAGTAGGTCAGGTCGATCATCGGCAGTCGGTCGGGCTGTTGGCGTTCGAGCGCGGCGAGCAGACGGTCACGCGAAGCGGTCATGTGCAGCCGTTCCTCCAGGCGGACGATCCGCCGCGCGGGAGGATACCGCGCCCCCGGCGTAACCGAACCCCTCCCAGGCATGCGCGGGCC from Phycisphaerales bacterium encodes the following:
- a CDS encoding prolyl oligopeptidase family serine peptidase, producing MAAWLLGLRVCGTGDPRRRVPASMPCFSVLLLFLSGCAHTPCPVLQSAAIRRETLTLESGGPRVVIQLAYRPGIVARHPSILMMGALAPDELPEWSADLVDAGFMLVAFTVYHEPDPDPTRRPVWLFWDQRFAHGYTLGGQRAPVDAARVMDFLAQRPDVQPDRFGWFGSSSTGIPGLAVATREPRLAAVVAFVSTGAYRQWFETWHTNGLWQGVTPELWPETEELLHEHDPIRRAAAMYPCAVLLVCGAEDPIVDPDTARAFFAAARPAYAADPERLRLVVYEGFGHNLPVDVVRMYAEHWFRMYLQPQNAAPVAGK